The DNA region CCGAGCGAGCCGATCCGGGGCTGTCGGTCGGCAAGGTGGAGCACAAGCTCGGTATCCGGGCGAGCAGCACCTGCGAGATCGTGCTGGAGGACTGCCGGCTGCCCAAGGACCGACTCCTCGGGGAGCGGGGCAAAGGGTTCCACGTCGCGTTGGCGACCCTCGACGGGGGGCGGATCGGGATCGCGGCACAGGCGCTCGGCATCGCGCGTGCGGCGATGGAGGACTCGGTCGCCTACGCCAAAGAGCGCAAGCAGTTTGGCCGTCCGATCGCGGCGTTCCAGGCGACCCAGTGGAAGATCGCGGACATGGCGACGCGCATTCAGGCGGGCCGATTGCTCGCCTACCGCGCGGCCTGGATTCGGGACCAGGGCCGGCGCCATACCCACGAGGCCGCCATGGCCAAGCTGTTTGCGTCCGAGACCGCGATGTGGGCGGCGACGCAGGCCGTGCAGATCTACGGCGGGTATGGGTATATACAAGATTACCCGGTGGAGCGCCACTTCCGGGACGCGAAGATCACCGAGATCTACGAGGGCACATCGGAGGTCCAGCGGTTGGTCATCGCCCGGCACCTGCTCGGCGCATCGGTACGCACGGGCGCGTCGTAACCGGAAGGAACGAGGGCCTCAGCCGAATGACGACACCGGCCGCCGAAGGAGGAGCACGCTGATGGAGATCGTCGTGTGCGTGAAGCACGTCCCGGACACCGAGGCGGCGATTCGGATCCGACCGGACGGTCACGGGATCGACGAGAGCGGCCTCCCATTCGTCATGAATTACTACGACGAGCACGGGGTGGAAGAGGCGCTGCGGATCAAGGAACGCCTCGGCGGCACCGTCACCCTGATCAGCGCGGGCCCCCCACGGGCCGCTCAAGCGCTGCGCGCGGGGCTGGCGATGGGTGCCGACGCGGCGATCCACCTCGAGGATGCCGCGCTGGAAGGGGCCGACCACGTCGGCGTGGCCAGAGCCCTCGCGGCCGCGATCGGCGCGCAGACATGCGACCTCGTCATCTGCGGTAAGCTGTCAACCGACGACAACGCGGCCGTCGTGGGGCCGGCGCTCGCGGAGTTCCTCGGTTTTCCCCAAGCGACGGCGGTCACGAAGCTCGAACTGGGCGAGGGCGCGGCAACCGCCCATCGTGAGGTGGAGGGGGCGATCGAGGTGCTGCGCGTGGCCCTGCCGGCGGTGATCAGCGTGGAGCGCAGCATCAACGAACCCCGGTATCCGTCGCTTCCCGGGATCATGAAGGCCAAGCGGACGCCCATCACCACCAAGACGCTGGGGGATTTGGGGCTGACGCTCGCCGAGGTCGGCGCGGCGGCGGCCCGCTCCGAGGTGCTGGGGTACGCGTCCCCCCCGAAGCGTCAGGCGGGGCGCGTGCTGGAGGGCGAGCCGGCCGAAGTGGTCCAAGAGCTGGTGCGCCTCCTCCGCGAAGAAGCCAAGGTCCTGTAGCCCGGGGTGCCAGGATGAGCCGCGACGTCTGGGTGCTTGCCGAGTACGCCGGTGATCGCCCGCGCAAGATCACCTACGAGCTCTTGGGGAAGGCCACCGAGCTCGCGCAGACGCTGGGCGGCCAGGTCGTCGCCGTGGTCCTGGGGGCTGGGATCCTGGACTCGGCGGGCAACCTCGGCGCGTACGGGGCGGACGTCGTTCGCGCCGCCGACGATCCGTTGCTCCGGGAGTACACGACGGATGCCTACGCCGCGGTGCTCGAACCCCTGCTGTCGGTGGAGCAACCCTTCCTCCTCTTGATCGGCAGCACCGCCGCGGGTCGCGATCTGGCTCCGCGGCTGGCCGCGCGGTGCGACGCCGGGATCATCACGGACTGCGGGACGATCGAGGTGGTTGACGAGCAGATTGAAGTGACCCGCCCGGTGATGACCCGGAAGGCGATCGCCCGGGTGGCGTTTCGGGGGGAAAGCCTCCGGATCGCGGTCGTGCTGCCCAACGTCTTCACGCCCCCGCAGACGGATGCCGCGCACCTGGCCGAAGTCCTCCCGGTCTCGGTCACGCTGGATCCGGCATCGATCCGCACTCAGGTGCTGGAGGTCAAGGCGATCGCGCGGGAGACGCTGCCGCTCACCGAGGCGGATATCATCGTGTCGGGCGGGCGGGGGCTCCGGGGTCCCGAGAATTTTGGACTCCTCCAGGCACTCGCGCGGGCCCTGGGGGCGGCGGTGGGCTCGAGCCGGCCGCCGGTCGACTCCGGGTGGGTCCCCCACGATTACGAGATCGGCCAGACGGGCAAAACCGTCAACCCACAACTATACATCGCCTGCGGGATTTCCGGGGCCCCGCAGCACTTGGCCGGCATGTCCGGAGCGCGGTACATCGTCGCGATCAACAAAGACCCGCAGGCGCCGATTTTCGGGGTGGCCTCCTACGGCGTGGTGGGGGACCTCTTTCTCGTCGTGCCATTGCTGACCGAAGCGGTGCAGCGGCTCCGCGGCACCCCTCATGGATGACGTCACGCGCAAGCGCATCGCGGCGGCCCGGAAGCGGTGGGAAGAGACGATCCTGCGCGCGAGCTTAGCCCGCCAGCAAGAACGGAGTGAGCACTTTACGACCTTGTCTGACCTCGACGTCGCCCGTGTCTACGGTCCCGAGGACACCGGCGACCAGGACCCCGACCGAGCCCTGGGACTCCCCGGCGACTACCCCTTCACCCGCGGGATCCACCCGACGATGTACCGAGGACGGCTCTGGACGATGCGGATGTTTGCCGGGTACGGCGCGGCCGAGGACACGAACGCCCGGTTTCACTACCTGCTGGGGCAGGGCCAGACCGGGCTCTCGGTCGCCTTCGACATGCCGACCCTGATGGGCTACGACTCCGATCACCCGCGGGCCATGGGGGAGGTGGGTCGGGAGGGGGTGGCGATCGACACCGTCGACGACATGGACGTGCTGCTCCACGACATCCCGCTCGACCGGGTCACCACTTCGATGACGATCAACGCCCCCGCGAACGTGCTCCTGGCGATGTACGTGGCCGTTGCCGAGGCGCGGGGGATCAGCCCCCGCATGATCGGGGGGACGATCCAGAACGACATGCTCAAGGAGTTTATCGCCCAAAAGGAGTGGATCGTCCCGCCGCGGCCGAGCCTGAAGCTGATCCAGGACATTCTCGTGTACGCCACCCGCGAGACCCCGCAGTGGAACACGATCAGCATCAGCGGCTATCACATCCGAGAGGCGGGCGCCACCGCTATCCAGGAACTCGCCTTCACCCTGGCCGACGGGATCGCCTACGTCCAGGCGGGCTGCGAGGCGGGTCTGGACGTCGACGCCTTCGCCCCTCGCCTTTCCTTCTTCTTCGACATCCACAACGATTTCTTTGAGGAGATCGCGAAGCTGCGGGCCGCTCGGCGGATGTGGGCCCGATTCATGCGCGAGCGGTTTCACGCCAAGGCCCCCCGCTCCTGGATGCTCCGCACGCACGCCCAGACCGCGGGGGTGACCCTCACCGCTCAGCAGCCGCTGAACAACGTGGTGCGCACAACGCTCCAGGCCCTCGCCGCCGTCCTCGGCGGCTGCCAGTCCCTGCACACCAACTCGATGGATGAAACCTACGCCCTGCCGACGGAAGAGGCCGTGACGCTGGCCCTCCGGACCCAGCAGGTGATCGCGCACGAGATCGGGGTGGCGGACACCGTGGACCCGCTGGGAGGGGCGTATTTCATCGAGCACCTCACCGGCCGCATGGAAGCGGAGGCGGAGGCGTATATCCAGCGGATCGACGGGATGGGCGGGATGCTCGCAGCGATCGAGCGTGGGTACCCGATGCGGGAGATCGCCGATGCCAGTTACCGATACCAGCAGGAGTTTGAACGCAAGGAACGGATCGTGGTGGGGGTGAACGAGTTCGCCACCCCCGAGGAGCGTCGGATCCCCCTCCTGAAGATCGATCCGGCCGTGGAGCGTCTGCAGGTGGAGCGGTTGACGCACGTCCGTTCGACCCGAGATCAACGCGAGGCGCGCCGGACGCTGGACGCGCTCCGCCGGGTGACCGAGCAGGGCGGGAACACGATGCCCGCGATCGTCGAGGCGGTGAAGGCCCGGGTGACGCTCGGAGAGATCTGTGATGTCTTCCGCGAGGTCTACGGGGAGTACCGCGAGTCCGCGATCCTCTGACCCTCCTGCGCTGGTCCCCCGGGCCCGGCCGGGCGTAGAAGCTGGAACCCCTTACCGAAATTGTGCGGCGCCTGCGGCTTCCCCGTCCGCTGGCGGACGAGTGCCGCCAGAATTCTCTGCGCGAGGCTGCGGCTTGGCCGAGCCTGGCCGTTGACGATCTGGTTAAAGTGCGCGGCGCTCACCCCGACCTTCATCGCAAATGCCGACTGGCTCATGTGCCACTCCCGACACCAGCGTTTCAACAGATCACCTAGGTCATTGGGAGGTTCGACGTGATTTCGCATCGGGCGCGCCTCGCTCGCTGAGTGAACTCTTTCCCCCGAATGATAGGGACGCAGCCGCCCCCCCGCTATGAACACTTTCACAGACGCGTTCCGGCAGCAGGGTACACTCATGGAGGCGATGACCCGCTGACGCCGGAAGGCGCAGGGCGCGGTGCGGATCATCTTAACCACCGAAGGCAAACATACATTCGATCCTCCTTTGGGATCGATCATAGTCAAAAGGAGGATTATCGAATCCCCAATAGAATGACGCCATTCCTTTCTCACCAAACACAGCTTCGCCGAATGCACGTGGGGTTGCTCGAGCATATTGCGCGCTCGATGTGAGGAGGTGGGTTCCATGTGGGGGGGTCTCTCCGATAGTGCTCGCATGATCTGCGCAGTCGTGTGTGCCCTGTTGGTATCGACCGCGCCGTGGATGCCTGGGGAAGCGTTGACGGCGCCGGCTAAGGTGACGGCGATCACGGGGAGCCAAATCGGCGACGAAACCGCGATCACCATCGTCGCAACGCAGCCGGTGCGCTACCGGTTGCGCAACGTACGGTCAGATTGGATTGTCATCGATATTCCGGGAACACAGCTGGGTCGGCCGGCCGGGCAAGTGCCGGTTGTCCGCGGTCTCGTGAAGCGAGTCAGGGTTGGGCAGTTCATGCCCGATATCGTCCGGGTGGTAGTGGAGTTGATCCAACCGGCCGAGTTCCATCTCGCCACTACCTCTAATCGGCAAGCGATCGTCGTGGGCATTCCGTTGGACATCGGTGGGCATTTGGTGGCCCGCGCCCAGGCCGTTGGGTACCAGACCGTCGTCACCCAAACCGATGCCGTAGCGATTGGACCGGAGAACATGACTCCGCAGGGGACGGCGGGACCCGCGAAAACGACGAGCGCTCCCACCACCGGCACGGAGGCCGTAAGCTCCCAGGGGCTGGCGGGACCGGTGAGGACGACCAGCGCCGCTCCCACGGGCGCGGAGGCCGCGAGCCCCCAGGGGCCGGTGGCGTCCGTGAAGACGGTCAGCCCCTCTACCGTGGGGACGGGGACCCCGAACTCCCCGGCGCCCGCCGCGTCGGTAAAGTCGACCAGCCCCTCCACGGCGGGGACGGAGGCCGTGACCCCTCAGGGGCCGACGGCACCCGTGAAGACGGTCAGCCCCTCTACCGTGGGGACGGGGACCCCGAGTTCCCCGGCGCCCGCCGCGCCGGTGAAGACGACCAGCCCCTCCACGGCGGGGACGGAGGCCGTGACCCCTCAGGGGCCGACGGCACCCGTGAAGACGGTCAGCCCCTCTACCGTGGGGACGGGGACCCCGAGTTCCCCGGGGCCCGCCGCGCCGGTGAAAACGACCGGTGCCTCCACGGCGGGGACGGTGGCGGCGACCCCCCAGGGACCGGTGGGACCTGAGAAGACGACTGGCCAGTCCGCCGGAGCCGTGGGGACCCCGAGCTCTCAGGCGCCGCCATCTGGAAAAACCGTGAGCGCCCCATCCGTGAACTCCGCGGCCACGGGACCGCAGACGCCTTTGGCTGCGCCGAAGGGGGTGACAAATCCCCAAGCAAAAATTCGGGATGTCACGCCCGGCCGCTATATCGGACCCGCAAGGTTGGGGATGAACGTCCAAGATCTTGTCGCCGCCATCGGGCCGAGCGCGAGTACCGATCATCTCCCCGACGGCACCACCGTCTATCGCTGGTTCAAGGCGCCAAAAAATGCGGGGATTGGCGTGCGCGTATCGGCGGACGGGATCATCTACCGGGTTTGGATCCTCAATGATGCTGGCTACGCCACCACCCAGCGACTCCACGCGGGCAGCACGGAAGCCGAGATACGGGCCGCGTTGGGTGAGCCGTCGCAGTCGTTCATCAATACGGACCAGAAACTCAAGACGTTGACGTACGGGGCGCTCGGGATCTGGTTTAGCATTCAACTTGACGACCGGTATCTCTTTTACAACACCGCATTCGAAATCGGGGTCATGCAGCCCCGATAACCGCAGGGGGAGATCGCGCGCAGGACTGGCGCGTGGTGGCTCCACAGGATACAGTAGAAGGAGGTGCGGTTTCAGTTAAGCGAGGGCGGTCATGGACTACGCGCAAGTGTTTGGCGATACGATCGCACAATTGAGGGCGGACGGGCGCTATCGGATTTTCGCCGACCTCGAGCGGGTGCGCGGGGGCTTCCCACGCGCGGTCTGGCACAGCCCGGAAGGCCCGGTGGAAGTCACGGTGTGGTGCTCCAATGACTACCTCGGGATGGGCCAGCACCCCGCGGTCCTCGAGGCCATGGCCGAGGCCCTCCAGCGTTGTGGTGCGGGCGCGGGGGGAACGCGAAACATTTCCGGCACCAGCCACTATCACGTGCTTTTGGAGCGCGAGATTGCGAGCCTCCACGGCAAAGACGCCGCGTTGTTATTTTCCTCCGGCTACAACGCGAACGAAGCGGCCATCAGCGCGATCGCCCGGTTGCTCCCGGGCTGCGCGATTTTCTCCGACCAACACAACCACGCCTCGATGATTGAGGGGATCCGTCACGGCGCCGCCGAGAAGCGGATCTTCAAACACAACGATCCAGAAGACCTTGATCGCCTCCTCGGTTCGACCGGTCCCGCGCGGGCTAAACTCGTGTGCTTCGAATCCGTGTACTCGATGGACGGGGATATCGCGCCGATCCGCGAGATCTGCGCCGTCGCCGAGCGCCACGGGGCGATGACCTATCTCGACGAGGTCCACGCGGTGGGGCTCTACGGTCCGCACGGAGCAGGGGTTGCCGAGCGCGACGACGTGCAGCATCGCATCACCGTCATTCAAGGCACCCTAGCCAAGGGGTTTGGGGTCGCCGGGGGGTACATTGCCGGCCCCGCGGGGTTGGTGGATTGCGTCAGAAGCATTGCGCCGGGATTCATTTTCACCACTGCGATTCCGCCCGTCATTGCGGCCGGCGCGTTGGCGAGCGTGCGGCATCTCAGGCGCAGCCACGTGGAGCGTGAGCGGCACCAGGCCCGCGTCGCGTGGCTGAAGGGCCTTCTCAGGCGTGCCAGACTGCCCGCCGTGGAGACGGCGAGCCACATCGTGCCGGTCACGGTGGGCGATGCGGTGTTGTGCAAGCACGCGTCGGATGAACTTCTTGCGCGGCACCGCATCTACATCCAACCGATCAATTACCCTACGGTGCCCCGGGGGACCGAACGGCTACGGATCACCCCCACGCCGCTGCACGACGATCACGAGGCGGAGCGGCTCGTTGCCGCGCTCCAAGACGTATGGACGCGTCTGCGGCTTCCCCGTCCGCCCCTCGTCCATTCGGAAGGGCGGAGCGGATGACCCCTCGGGGAACGGAGGCCTTCCACGGAATCTTTCCGTACTTGGTGTCTCCGCTCGACGAGCACGGGCGGGTGCGGACACGAGTCCTTCACGATCTCGTCGAGCACCTGATCGAGGAGGGTGTCCACGGATTGAGTCCACTCGGAAGCACGGGGGAATTTCCATACCTCACCCCGGAGCAGCGGGTCGAGGTCGTGCGCACGGTGGTGGGTACGGCCGGTGGGCGGGTCCCGGTAGTGCCGGGGGTGGCCGCCCACGCCACGGGCGACGCCATCCAGCAAATCCGGGTCATGCTGGAATGCGGAGTCGACGGGATCATCCTCATTCTGCAAAGCTATTTTCCGTTGAGCCGGTCCGCGGTGGAGGGCTTCTACGCCGATGTCGCCCAGGCGGTCCCGTGCCCGATCGTCCTCTACTCCAATCCCCGCTACCTGGGAGTGGATTTGACGCCCGATCAGATCGGCGCCCTCAGCGAGATCCCCAACATCAAATACGCCAAGGACGCCTCGGGGGAGACCGGCCGCATCCTCTCGATTCTCGCGCGGGTGGGGGATCGGCTCAGGGTGTTCAGCGCCTCCGCGCACATCCCGCTGCTCGTCATGCAACTCGGCGGGGTGGGGTGGATGGCCGGCCCGGCGTGTTTAGTCCCGCGGGCATCCGTCGCTCTGTACCGCCTGGCGGTGGAGGGTCGTTGGTCGGAAGGGCTCGAACTCCAACGGCGGCTGTGGACGATCAACGAACTCTTCCAGAAATACTCGCTGGCCGCGTGCGTCAAGGCCGGCCTTCAGGTGCAGGGGTTTGATGTGGGGGACCCGATCGCTCCGCAGTCCCGGCTCCCCGCGGCGGGCCATGATGAGATCCGCCAGGCGCTGCGGGTGATTGCCGGCGACACCTTTCTGCGGACGATCGTGAATCGCGGGTAGACGGAGGCTTAGATCTCGGGGGGAGTCCTTCCGGCCATCCGCATCCGCAGAAACACCTGGGCCCGGTGATGGACGGTGTGCTCCCGCGCATACCAGAGGACGTGGTGGACGCTTTCACCCCCAAATGGGGTCTCGAGGGTCTTGGAAAGATCGGCAACCTCGAGCGACCCGAGGATTGTTCCGGTCGCCGCCTGAATCGCCTCGAGGACCTCAACCAGCGCGGCGGCGGTGGGGAAGTGCGGTCCCACCTGCTTCGCGACCTGGGACACCTCTAACTTCCAGCCGTCCCCCGGAAGCCGACCGTGGGAGGGGGTCCTCCGACCTCCGACGCACTGGCCCACGAGAAAATCTTCGGTCATGACGGTGTGTAGGATCAGGTCGTGAATCGTGGGCAACCCGGGGCTTGGGGCAACGGCCAGGTCCGCGTCGGGGAGGGTGCTGACCGCGCGCTTCAGCACGGTGTTCACCTGTTTCCAAAACGGGACGATGTCCGAAATCGTTACCTCCGGCTTGTCCCAGTGAGCGGCCGGTGTCTGTCCCATCACCGGGCGCGGCCATATCTTGGGGGGGCGGTGTCCCAACATCCTGATCCGCGTGATGATTTGAGCGCGATGGTGTTGATCGTGCTCGACCAGATGCCAGAGGATCCACCGCAGTGTGTTGTCCTCACCCCAGGTCGACCGCCGCTTGAGGCAGAGATCGGCCGCGTCGAGCTCGGCCATGAACGCGTCGACCGGGACGTGCGCGGTCCGAAGGCCCTCGACGATCGATTGCACCGATGGGAAACGCCGCCGCCGCTCCTCACGCTTCTGCTCGTCGGTGAACCGGGTCCAGTCGTCGGGGCGCCACTCCCCGTATGGCCTTCCTTCGATGCCGCCGTACCACCAATATTCCTCAACCGTGATCGCGTGCCGCAACATCTCGCCAACAGGTTGGAGGCCGGGCGCCGGCCGAAACTCCAGCTCCTCATCTGACAGGACGCCGGCCAGCTCGGTCAAGAGGTGTCGATTATCTGCCCAGTACGGGAAGAGCTCCGCCGCCTTCACACGATCCTCCTTAAAGTAGCGGTCCCCTCCGCTGTTGGCCGATGCCCCCATCCCTTCCCGGGTGCGCCGGCGGGATCCTCTCCTGCCCTCGATCGGGGGCGCTCGCTCCCAGTGGGTGGTAATGACGGGTGCTTGAATCGAACGTATGTTCGTATTATGATATGGCCATGAACCTGACCCGTGAACTCGTCGAGACCGAGGTCAAAACGGTTCTCAATCGGGTGACGGGGATGCCGTTCCGCTGGTCAATTAACCCGTACAGGGGATGCTCGCATGCATGCCCCTTCTGCTACGCGAGGCGGACCCACTGGTTCATCGAAGAGGATGGCGTCAATCAGTGGTCGTCCAAGATCTTCGTCAAGGTCAACGCCCCGGACGTCCTGCGGCGTGAACTTAACCGACCGAGCTGGAAGCGGGAGGAGGTGGCCGTGGGCACGGCGACCGACCCCTATCAGGCGATCGAGAGCCAGTACCGTCTCACCAGGGCGATTCTCGAGGCGCTGCGGGACTTCCGCACCCCGGTCGGCATCATCACCCGGTCTCCCCTCATCCTGCGGGATATCGATCTGTTGACCGCGATGGCTCGGCTGGCCGACGTCAGGGTTTGCATCAGCGTGGCCACGACCGACGCGGGGCTGGCCCGGCAGATCGAGCCCACGGTGGCCTCGCCCGCTCGACGCTTGAGCGCCGTCCACGCCCTCGCCTCGCGCGGGATCCGGACGGGGGTCTTGCTCGCGCCGATCCTTCCGGGTCTCACCGATGGGCGCGAGAGTCTCGCCGGCGTGATCCGGGCCGCCCGCGATGCGGGCGCCGCGTTCGTCGGGCACGGCGTGCTCCACTTGGGCGAGGTGACGAAGGACGCGTTTGTCCGGTTCCTCAGCCAGCGCTACCCGGCGCTGCTGCCCCTCTACCGGCGGTTGTACCCCCGACGGTACGCGCCGGCAGGATACCAGCGGCGGGTGGCGCAGGTGGTCGCGGCTGAGAAAGCGCGGGTACGCCTGCTGGAGTCCCGCCATCTCCACCCCCCGGCGGCCGCCCGGCAGCTCGGGTTGTTCTGATCTTACCGAGCGGCCGCGGCGATCGCCGCCAGCCCGAATGCGGTGATGATCGCCCCCGAAACCCGATTCACCCACCGCATCCCCTTTTGGTCGAATCGAACCCGGAGCAGACTCGTCAAGCCGCTCAGCACGGCCCACCACACGGCAGACCCCAAGAACACCCCCACGACCAACAAGACGGCGGTCCGGTAGCCGCCGCCGGTCGTCCCGAGTCCCAGTCCTGCGAAGACCGCGGCGAAACTCAGGATCGTCATGGGGTTTGTCAGGGTCAAGAATAAGGTCGAGGTGTAGGCGGCGAGCAGGCGCGGATCGACGACTCCGGCCGCCGGCTGGGTCGCCGGTCGCGCCACAAAGGTCCTAGAGCCGAGGAAGATCAGAAAGGCCCCGCCCACCACGCGCAACCAGAGTTGGTGACCGACGAGGAACGCCGCGATCGAGGTCAACCCGAACGCGGCAACCAGCCCGTAGGTCCCGTCCGCCGTGGCCGCGCCCAGGCCAGAGACAAACCCGACGACGCGACCCTCGGCCAGTGTTCGACGAATGCAGAGCATGCCGATCGGCCCGACGGGCGCCGCAATTGAGAAGCCGATGACAAGCCCGCGGGAAAAGAAACTGAGCTCCACACAAGTGCTCCTTTGGGTCGTTTCGTTGACAGCATAGCACGGCTGAAGTCACACGGACGGCGGCCGCGCGCGGTCGAAGCAAGCGATCGCGATCTCGGAGGCGTTCGACCCGCCCCTCCGCCTGGACGCCCCCGGATGGCATGCGGGCCGCACATCGGGGGTGACGACGACGTGCGCGGGATGAGGGGCCGGCCGGAGAGGACATCGCCGGAAGATTGGACCATCGCGCTCGGTCGCATAAAATCGGGTCCACGGCTTGCCCCAACCACAGAACTTTGTGATAATGGCCTCGATGGCAGTGGCCAAGATCAGAATCCTGATTGCCAAGCCCGGCCTCGACGGGCATGACCGAGGGGCCAAGGTGGTGGCGCGCGCGCTGCGCGACGCCGGTTATGAGGTCATATACACGGGCCTCCACCAGACTCCTGACATGATCGCCACCGCTGCCATCCAGGAGGATGTGGACGCCATCGGGCTCAGCATCCTGTCGGGCGCGCACAACGTCTTGCTGCCCCGGTTGATGGTGCTCCTGCGGGAGCAGGGGGTGACGGATATTCAGGTGTTTGCGGGCGGTATCATCCCGGACGAAGACCTCGCGGGATTGCAGTCGGCCGGGATCGCCGCGGTGTTCACCCCCGGCACCTCGCTCGAACAGATCGTGACT from bacterium includes:
- a CDS encoding AMIN domain-containing protein is translated as MTAITGSQIGDETAITIVATQPVRYRLRNVRSDWIVIDIPGTQLGRPAGQVPVVRGLVKRVRVGQFMPDIVRVVVELIQPAEFHLATTSNRQAIVVGIPLDIGGHLVARAQAVGYQTVVTQTDAVAIGPENMTPQGTAGPAKTTSAPTTGTEAVSSQGLAGPVRTTSAAPTGAEAASPQGPVASVKTVSPSTVGTGTPNSPAPAASVKSTSPSTAGTEAVTPQGPTAPVKTVSPSTVGTGTPSSPAPAAPVKTTSPSTAGTEAVTPQGPTAPVKTVSPSTVGTGTPSSPGPAAPVKTTGASTAGTVAATPQGPVGPEKTTGQSAGAVGTPSSQAPPSGKTVSAPSVNSAATGPQTPLAAPKGVTNPQAKIRDVTPGRYIGPARLGMNVQDLVAAIGPSASTDHLPDGTTVYRWFKAPKNAGIGVRVSADGIIYRVWILNDAGYATTQRLHAGSTEAEIRAALGEPSQSFINTDQKLKTLTYGALGIWFSIQLDDRYLFYNTAFEIGVMQPR
- a CDS encoding DinB family protein — translated: MKAAELFPYWADNRHLLTELAGVLSDEELEFRPAPGLQPVGEMLRHAITVEEYWWYGGIEGRPYGEWRPDDWTRFTDEQKREERRRRFPSVQSIVEGLRTAHVPVDAFMAELDAADLCLKRRSTWGEDNTLRWILWHLVEHDQHHRAQIITRIRMLGHRPPKIWPRPVMGQTPAAHWDKPEVTISDIVPFWKQVNTVLKRAVSTLPDADLAVAPSPGLPTIHDLILHTVMTEDFLVGQCVGGRRTPSHGRLPGDGWKLEVSQVAKQVGPHFPTAAALVEVLEAIQAATGTILGSLEVADLSKTLETPFGGESVHHVLWYAREHTVHHRAQVFLRMRMAGRTPPEI
- a CDS encoding helix-turn-helix transcriptional regulator, with translation MVIAVSSPIWLPVIAVTLAGAVNASPGIHGAVDTNRAHTTAQIMRALSERPPHMEPTSSHRARNMLEQPHVHSAKLCLVRKEWRHSIGDSIILLLTMIDPKGGSNVCLPSVVKMIRTAPCAFRRQRVIASMSVPCCRNASVKVFIAGGRLRPYHSGERVHSASEARPMRNHVEPPNDLGDLLKRWCREWHMSQSAFAMKVGVSAAHFNQIVNGQARPSRSLAQRILAALVRQRTGKPQAPHNFGKGFQLLRPAGPGGPAQEGQRIADSRYSP
- a CDS encoding acyl-CoA dehydrogenase, whose amino-acid sequence is MEFELNEEHRLLQDTVREWATVRLGPLAAEMDRTGRYPPELLRELGALGLMGVFIPEQYGGGGMDTVSYCIVLEEIARAEAALAAVLSVNNSLDCYPIFAFGNERQKRTYLAELASGRKLGCYCLTEPAAGSDAASLQTSARDAGDHWVLNGTKIFVTNGVEADLLIIYARTEPTPGSGGISAFIAERADPGLSVGKVEHKLGIRASSTCEIVLEDCRLPKDRLLGERGKGFHVALATLDGGRIGIAAQALGIARAAMEDSVAYAKERKQFGRPIAAFQATQWKIADMATRIQAGRLLAYRAAWIRDQGRRHTHEAAMAKLFASETAMWAATQAVQIYGGYGYIQDYPVERHFRDAKITEIYEGTSEVQRLVIARHLLGASVRTGAS
- a CDS encoding electron transfer flavoprotein subunit alpha/FixB family protein; its protein translation is MSRDVWVLAEYAGDRPRKITYELLGKATELAQTLGGQVVAVVLGAGILDSAGNLGAYGADVVRAADDPLLREYTTDAYAAVLEPLLSVEQPFLLLIGSTAAGRDLAPRLAARCDAGIITDCGTIEVVDEQIEVTRPVMTRKAIARVAFRGESLRIAVVLPNVFTPPQTDAAHLAEVLPVSVTLDPASIRTQVLEVKAIARETLPLTEADIIVSGGRGLRGPENFGLLQALARALGAAVGSSRPPVDSGWVPHDYEIGQTGKTVNPQLYIACGISGAPQHLAGMSGARYIVAINKDPQAPIFGVASYGVVGDLFLVVPLLTEAVQRLRGTPHG
- a CDS encoding dihydrodipicolinate synthase family protein yields the protein MTPRGTEAFHGIFPYLVSPLDEHGRVRTRVLHDLVEHLIEEGVHGLSPLGSTGEFPYLTPEQRVEVVRTVVGTAGGRVPVVPGVAAHATGDAIQQIRVMLECGVDGIILILQSYFPLSRSAVEGFYADVAQAVPCPIVLYSNPRYLGVDLTPDQIGALSEIPNIKYAKDASGETGRILSILARVGDRLRVFSASAHIPLLVMQLGGVGWMAGPACLVPRASVALYRLAVEGRWSEGLELQRRLWTINELFQKYSLAACVKAGLQVQGFDVGDPIAPQSRLPAAGHDEIRQALRVIAGDTFLRTIVNRG
- a CDS encoding electron transfer flavoprotein subunit beta/FixA family protein, which gives rise to MEIVVCVKHVPDTEAAIRIRPDGHGIDESGLPFVMNYYDEHGVEEALRIKERLGGTVTLISAGPPRAAQALRAGLAMGADAAIHLEDAALEGADHVGVARALAAAIGAQTCDLVICGKLSTDDNAAVVGPALAEFLGFPQATAVTKLELGEGAATAHREVEGAIEVLRVALPAVISVERSINEPRYPSLPGIMKAKRTPITTKTLGDLGLTLAEVGAAAARSEVLGYASPPKRQAGRVLEGEPAEVVQELVRLLREEAKVL
- the hemA gene encoding 5-aminolevulinate synthase; its protein translation is MDYAQVFGDTIAQLRADGRYRIFADLERVRGGFPRAVWHSPEGPVEVTVWCSNDYLGMGQHPAVLEAMAEALQRCGAGAGGTRNISGTSHYHVLLEREIASLHGKDAALLFSSGYNANEAAISAIARLLPGCAIFSDQHNHASMIEGIRHGAAEKRIFKHNDPEDLDRLLGSTGPARAKLVCFESVYSMDGDIAPIREICAVAERHGAMTYLDEVHAVGLYGPHGAGVAERDDVQHRITVIQGTLAKGFGVAGGYIAGPAGLVDCVRSIAPGFIFTTAIPPVIAAGALASVRHLRRSHVERERHQARVAWLKGLLRRARLPAVETASHIVPVTVGDAVLCKHASDELLARHRIYIQPINYPTVPRGTERLRITPTPLHDDHEAERLVAALQDVWTRLRLPRPPLVHSEGRSG
- a CDS encoding methylmalonyl-CoA mutase family protein gives rise to the protein MDDVTRKRIAAARKRWEETILRASLARQQERSEHFTTLSDLDVARVYGPEDTGDQDPDRALGLPGDYPFTRGIHPTMYRGRLWTMRMFAGYGAAEDTNARFHYLLGQGQTGLSVAFDMPTLMGYDSDHPRAMGEVGREGVAIDTVDDMDVLLHDIPLDRVTTSMTINAPANVLLAMYVAVAEARGISPRMIGGTIQNDMLKEFIAQKEWIVPPRPSLKLIQDILVYATRETPQWNTISISGYHIREAGATAIQELAFTLADGIAYVQAGCEAGLDVDAFAPRLSFFFDIHNDFFEEIAKLRAARRMWARFMRERFHAKAPRSWMLRTHAQTAGVTLTAQQPLNNVVRTTLQALAAVLGGCQSLHTNSMDETYALPTEEAVTLALRTQQVIAHEIGVADTVDPLGGAYFIEHLTGRMEAEAEAYIQRIDGMGGMLAAIERGYPMREIADASYRYQQEFERKERIVVGVNEFATPEERRIPLLKIDPAVERLQVERLTHVRSTRDQREARRTLDALRRVTEQGGNTMPAIVEAVKARVTLGEICDVFREVYGEYRESAIL